One Silene latifolia isolate original U9 population chromosome 4, ASM4854445v1, whole genome shotgun sequence DNA segment encodes these proteins:
- the LOC141651518 gene encoding uncharacterized protein LOC141651518, translating into MDFNDPNFLQNLQEALKNINFTPGQRMQPRREPVRYMDEFKVNELPEFVGGTDPEEYFEWERQMERMFDFKDIDDEKRCKYAILKLRKNASLWYESLKAARAREGKEKLASWESLKRKLRKRFVPKTHKIDLYRKLAELMQGSLSIADYIAEFERITLMSEVEEIEEQKMARFVRGLNLNIAHAVEMHPYSSFDMLCDLCIKAEGQNKAKRANNACPNKRNITLREAVEVRDELFEEDNEDGLFLMNEAEEGEIDFEPYEPPIYDTNLVLRRTLQANTEPITTEQRDHIFHTKCQVKDKCCSVIIDGGSCTNVASTEMVDKLALVTMVHPKPYNLHWLDDSRKVKVTRQVRVGFTMGSYKDEVLCEVIPMDACHILLGRPWQFDRNVNHNGRSNEYSLLVNGKKIVLRPMSPEAIRAMHAKKVYALVSSESPTKTITTSHEDGILKELLHEFKDVFPEDVPPGLPPIRGIEHQIDLVPGAPLPNKAAYRSNPEETKELQRQIEELMERGYVRESMSPCAVPALLVPKKDGTWRMCIDSRAVNNITIKYRFPIPRLDDMLDELHGSVIFSKIDLRSGYHQIRMREGDEWKTVFKTKHGLYEWLVMPFGLTNAPSTFMRLMNEVLKPFLGQFIVVYLADILIYSKSIQEHFEHLRAVFETLQNNMTIW; encoded by the exons ATGGATTTTAATGAtccaaattttcttcaaaatctcCAAGAGGCTTTAAAGAACATCAACTTTACCCCAGGACAACGTATGCAACCACGGAGAGAACCGGTCAGGTATATGGATGAGTTCAAAGTCAATGAACTCCCAGAGTTTGTTGGTGGCACGGATCCCGAGGAATATTTTGAATGGGAAAGACAGATGGAGAGGATGTTCGACTTCAAGGACATTGATGATGAGAAGCGTTGCAAATATGCAATCTTAAAGCTACGCAAGAACGCATCTTTATGGTATGAAAGTTTGAAGGCTGCTAGGGCACGTGAAGGGAAGGAAAAGCTAGCTTCGTGGGAGTCTTTAAAACGTAAGCTACGAAAGAGGTTTGTTCCCAAAACTCATAAGATTGATTTATATCGTAAATTGGCTGAATTAATGCAAGGGAGCTTGAGTATTGCCGATTATATTGCTGAATTTGAAAGAATAACCCTTATGAGTGAAGTAGAGGAGATTGAGGAACAAAAGATGGCTCGTTTCGTTCGAGGGTTAAACCTTAATATTGCTCATGCGGTCGAGATGCACCCTTATTCTTCTTTCGATATGTTATGTGATCTTTGTATTAAGGCGGAAGGGCAAAATAAGGCTAAACGTGCTAAT AATGCTTGTCCTAACAAAAGAAATATTACATTGCGAGAGGCCGTGGAAGTTCGTGATGAATTATTTGAAGAAGACAACGAAGATGGGTTATTTCTAATGAATGAAGCCGAGGAGGGAGAGATAGATTTTGAGCCTTATGAACCACCTATATATGATACTAATCTTGTTCTACGACGTACTTTGCAAGCTAATACAGAGCCTATTACAACGGAGCAACGAGACCATATTTTTCATACAAAGTGTCAAGTTAAAGACAAGTGCTGTAGTGTGATTATTGATGGGGGAAGTTGCACGAATGTGGCTTCAACGGAGATGGTAGATAAATTGGCACTCGTTACTATGGTACATCCTAAACCTTATAATTTACATTGGCTTGATGATAGTAGGAAGGTGAAAGTTACAAGGCAGGTACGTGTTGGGTTTACAATGGGTTCTTACAAGGACGAGGTGCTTTGTGAAGTTATTCCTATGGATGCGTGTCATATTCTCTTAGGACGTCCTTGGCAATTTGATCGTAATGTTAATCATAATGGAAGAAGTAATGAATATTCTTTATTGGTGAATGGCAAGAAGATAGTATTGCGTCCTATGTCCCCGGAAGCAATTCGAGCTATGCAcgcaaagaagg TATATGCATTGGTCTCAAGTGAGAGTCCTACAAAGACCATCACAACAAGTCATGAAGATGGAATACTTAAAGAACTATTGCACGAGTTTAAGGATGTTTTCCCCGAAGATGTACCACCGGGTTTGCCTCCTATTCGTGGAATTGAACATCAAATTGATCTCGTACCAGGTGCCCCACTTCCTAACAAGGCCGCTTATCGTAGTAATCCCGAGGAGACCAAGGAGTTACAACGTCAAATTGAAGAACTCATGGAGCGTGGCTATGTTCGTGAAAGTATGAGTCCTTGTGCCGTTCCCGCATTGCTTGTACCTAAAAAGGATGGGACGTGGAGGATGTGCATCGATAGTAGAGCGGTAAATAATATCACTATCAAATATCGCTTTCCTATtccaagacttgatgatatgtTAGATGAGCTTCATGGTTCGGTCATATTTTCAAAAATCGATTTGAGAAGTGGCTATCATCAGATTCGAATGCGTGAAGGTGATGAATGGAAGACCGTGTTCAAAACAAAGCATGGTTTATATGAGTGGTTGGTAATGCCATTCGGTCTCACTAATGCCCCAAGTAcctttatgagattaatgaatgaaGTTTTGAAACCATTCTTGGGACAGTTTATTGTCGTCTACTTGGCCGATATTCTAATTTATAGTAAGAGTATCCAGGAACATTTTGAACACTTACGGGCAGTGTTTGAAACACTTCAAAACAACATGACTATATGGTAA